One genomic window of Halobellus limi includes the following:
- the cyoE gene encoding heme o synthase — protein sequence MASTATHNRFHGLLAATAIGVYLLLLVGATTALTDAAASCAAWPACGDGWTTPTSTVGWLALGHRLAAVAVGALGVATLVVGVRAGVQRRVLGAMVIAGVLYPVQAALGAFVAIGGADATLSAVHLTAGMAIFGSLVAALAWTLETETGDPDEDPVDSVDLDPPLETTYEPDLPSGRRERLVATARAYLRLTKPRLMWLLCLVAAAGMALAATTTGGLTVGVVLATLGGGVLSIGASGTFNHVFERDIDRRMQRTSDRPLATDLVPVRNALAFGLLLAAGSIALFAWVNALAAVLGVAAIVFYSVVYTLLLKPNTVQNTVIGGAAGALPALIGWVAVAGEVGLGGLALAAIIFLWTPAHFYNLALAYKDDYERGGFPMMPVVRGETETRKHVLWYLAATLVAAGALASMEALGLLYALTSVVFGGLFLYFAVRLHYEQTESAAFRSFHASNAYLGALLLAVVVDALVV from the coding sequence GTGGCGTCGACCGCAACTCACAACCGGTTTCACGGCCTGCTCGCTGCGACGGCCATCGGCGTCTATCTCCTCCTCCTGGTCGGAGCGACGACGGCACTGACCGACGCGGCGGCCTCGTGCGCCGCCTGGCCGGCCTGCGGCGACGGGTGGACGACGCCGACCTCGACCGTCGGGTGGCTCGCCCTCGGACACCGTCTCGCGGCGGTCGCCGTCGGCGCGCTCGGCGTCGCGACGCTCGTCGTCGGCGTCCGCGCCGGAGTCCAACGGCGCGTTCTCGGCGCGATGGTGATCGCCGGCGTCCTCTACCCGGTTCAGGCCGCCCTCGGCGCCTTCGTCGCGATCGGCGGCGCCGACGCGACCCTCTCGGCCGTCCACCTGACCGCCGGGATGGCGATCTTCGGGTCGCTGGTGGCCGCCCTCGCGTGGACGTTGGAAACGGAGACCGGCGATCCGGACGAGGATCCGGTCGACAGCGTCGACCTGGACCCGCCGCTGGAGACGACGTACGAACCGGACCTCCCGAGCGGCCGCCGGGAGCGACTCGTCGCGACGGCGAGAGCGTACCTCCGGCTGACCAAGCCGCGGCTGATGTGGCTGCTCTGTCTCGTCGCCGCCGCGGGGATGGCGCTGGCGGCGACGACGACCGGCGGCCTGACGGTCGGCGTCGTGCTCGCGACGCTCGGCGGCGGCGTGCTCTCGATCGGCGCGTCGGGCACGTTCAACCACGTCTTCGAGCGCGACATCGACAGGAGAATGCAGCGGACCAGCGACCGGCCGCTGGCGACCGACCTCGTCCCGGTCCGCAACGCCCTGGCGTTCGGACTCCTCTTGGCCGCCGGGTCGATCGCGCTGTTCGCGTGGGTGAACGCCCTCGCGGCCGTTCTCGGCGTCGCCGCGATCGTCTTCTACAGCGTCGTGTACACGCTGCTCCTGAAGCCGAACACCGTCCAGAACACGGTGATCGGCGGCGCGGCCGGGGCGCTCCCGGCGCTCATCGGCTGGGTCGCCGTCGCCGGCGAGGTCGGCCTCGGCGGCCTCGCGCTCGCGGCGATCATCTTCCTGTGGACCCCGGCGCACTTCTACAACCTCGCGCTGGCGTACAAAGACGACTACGAGCGCGGCGGCTTCCCGATGATGCCCGTCGTCCGCGGCGAGACCGAGACGAGAAAGCACGTGCTGTGGTACCTCGCCGCGACGCTCGTCGCCGCCGGCGCGCTGGCGTCGATGGAGGCGCTCGGGCTGCTGTACGCGCTCACGAGCGTCGTCTTCGGCGGCCTGTTCCTCTACTTCGCCGTCCGCCTGCACTACGAGCAGACCGAGTCCGCGGCGTTCCGCTCGTTCCACGCCTCGAACGCGTACCTCGGCGCGCTGCTTCTGGCCGTCGTCGTCGACGCGCTGGTGGTGTGA
- a CDS encoding DUF7548 family protein, with translation MNVDVDSVAPRLGAIACLLLAGIVFAPALLIAVPGAGVADYYAAGPIGISIVGVLALLDVVVFLAAAQERSDPVTLAGVALVSAVAMILFSLLWALSIDPTLLFSFPAEYAWIENHRWVVVTGSAVVAIAAGSFARAQLPGY, from the coding sequence ATGAACGTGGATGTGGATTCCGTCGCTCCGAGGCTGGGTGCGATCGCCTGTCTGCTCCTCGCGGGGATCGTGTTCGCGCCGGCGCTCCTGATCGCCGTGCCCGGCGCGGGCGTCGCCGACTACTACGCCGCCGGGCCGATCGGGATCTCGATCGTCGGCGTGCTCGCCCTGCTCGACGTCGTCGTCTTCCTCGCGGCCGCACAGGAGCGGTCCGACCCCGTGACGCTCGCCGGGGTCGCGCTCGTCTCGGCGGTCGCGATGATCCTGTTTTCGCTGCTGTGGGCGCTGTCGATCGACCCGACGCTGCTCTTCAGCTTCCCCGCCGAATACGCCTGGATCGAGAACCACCGCTGGGTCGTCGTCACCGGGTCGGCGGTCGTCGCGATCGCGGCGGGGAGCTTCGCGAGAGCGCAGCTGCCCGGATACTGA
- a CDS encoding MFS transporter: MTGRASGALGLLGDREFAALSGVAFARSQAYSTILIALALYADQFGTTGVVEGLFGTAFAVAQLLVVLPLGRKVDTGNAKRFLLAGLALNVAVFVGFALVENSMHVILIRVVQGLGASLLWVTGSAVVGEISPEDGSGRWLGAYNQVGAFSSLAGDLVGGYLLYAYDFVWAYAALTAVTVLAFGLVWRHLRNDPGGRKDPDEATGVETIRALLARPMVRSLVVFRLGFSVGKMAVIIFLPIFARTEFGINAFAIGWILAGGKLTKSIFQGYMGDLTDRIGKRYWFVVAGALLYGLGTALIPLALFFEGTVPPIRFDAFGRTQVLGGAFFALFAAYGILGIADSVRLPASMALFVEEGERLDSVASSMSLRSIAWKVGQVTGPVLVGVIKDAVSTTMAFLTAAAFIAVATGVFVATYLRTREAPAATPAVGD; encoded by the coding sequence ATGACCGGACGCGCCAGCGGTGCGCTCGGGCTCCTCGGGGACCGCGAGTTCGCCGCGCTGTCGGGGGTCGCCTTCGCCCGGAGTCAGGCGTACTCGACGATCCTCATCGCGCTGGCGCTGTACGCCGACCAGTTCGGAACGACAGGCGTCGTCGAGGGGCTGTTCGGCACGGCCTTCGCCGTCGCACAGTTGCTCGTCGTCCTGCCGCTCGGACGGAAGGTGGACACCGGCAACGCCAAGCGCTTCCTGCTCGCGGGGCTGGCGCTCAACGTCGCGGTCTTCGTCGGGTTCGCGCTCGTCGAGAACTCGATGCACGTGATCCTCATTCGGGTGGTTCAGGGCCTGGGCGCCAGCCTGCTGTGGGTCACCGGGTCGGCGGTCGTCGGCGAGATCAGCCCCGAAGACGGCAGCGGCCGCTGGCTCGGCGCGTACAACCAGGTCGGGGCCTTCTCCAGTCTCGCCGGCGACCTCGTCGGGGGGTACCTCCTCTACGCCTACGACTTCGTCTGGGCGTACGCGGCGCTGACGGCGGTCACGGTCCTCGCGTTCGGCCTCGTGTGGCGACACCTCCGGAACGACCCCGGCGGCCGGAAGGACCCCGACGAAGCGACCGGCGTCGAGACGATCCGGGCGCTCCTGGCCCGGCCGATGGTCCGGTCGCTCGTGGTCTTCAGGCTCGGGTTCTCGGTCGGCAAGATGGCCGTGATCATCTTCCTCCCGATCTTCGCGCGAACCGAGTTCGGGATCAACGCCTTCGCGATCGGGTGGATCCTCGCCGGCGGGAAACTGACGAAGTCGATCTTCCAGGGGTATATGGGCGATCTGACCGACCGGATCGGCAAGCGGTACTGGTTCGTCGTCGCCGGCGCGCTGCTGTACGGGCTGGGAACGGCGCTCATCCCGCTGGCGCTCTTCTTCGAGGGGACGGTCCCGCCGATCCGGTTCGACGCGTTCGGCCGGACGCAGGTCCTCGGCGGGGCGTTCTTCGCGCTCTTCGCCGCCTACGGAATCCTCGGGATCGCCGACAGCGTCCGTCTCCCCGCGAGTATGGCGCTGTTCGTCGAAGAGGGCGAACGCCTCGACTCGGTGGCGTCGAGTATGTCGCTCCGTTCGATCGCCTGGAAGGTCGGACAGGTCACCGGTCCCGTCCTCGTCGGGGTGATAAAAGACGCCGTCTCGACGACGATGGCCTTTCTCACCGCCGCGGCGTTCATCGCCGTCGCCACGGGCGTCTTCGTCGCGACGTACCTACGAACGCGGGAGGCGCCGGCCGCGACGCCCGCGGTCGGGGATTGA
- a CDS encoding thiolase family protein, whose protein sequence is MERVAIIGASMTQFGQREEWIRELLAEAGIACLDDAGVSPDAVEHLYVSNMASGEFEGQTGVPNALAHDLSAVPAYTARIDQTSSSGGAGVYAAWQSVASGASEMTLLVGGEKMTHRTTAEATDVIASLTHPVEYKHGLTLPSFAGLTARHYLDKYDAPRESLGKVAVKNHRNGVDNPHAQFRKEVDLDTVLESPIVADPLRLYDFCPITDGSAALMFCPESVAREYTDEYAVVSGIGGATDTHVVHERADPTTMGGVVNSSEQAYEMADVGPEDVDVAELHDMFTILEFLQSEDLGFFEKGEGWKAVEEGVTDRDGELPINTSGGLKSKGHPLGASGVAQVYEIYEQVVGDAGPRQVEAETALACNVGGFGNCVTTTILEGRK, encoded by the coding sequence ATGGAGCGCGTAGCGATCATCGGCGCGTCGATGACCCAGTTCGGGCAGCGCGAAGAGTGGATCCGCGAGTTGCTCGCGGAGGCCGGCATCGCCTGTCTCGACGACGCTGGCGTCTCGCCCGACGCGGTCGAGCACCTGTACGTCTCGAACATGGCCAGCGGCGAGTTCGAGGGCCAGACCGGCGTCCCGAACGCCCTCGCCCACGACCTCTCGGCGGTCCCCGCCTACACCGCCCGGATCGACCAGACGTCCTCGTCGGGCGGCGCGGGCGTGTACGCCGCCTGGCAGTCGGTCGCCTCGGGGGCGTCGGAGATGACGCTTCTCGTCGGCGGGGAGAAGATGACCCACCGGACCACCGCCGAGGCGACGGACGTCATCGCGTCGCTGACGCATCCGGTGGAGTACAAACACGGGCTCACTCTGCCGTCGTTCGCCGGCCTCACCGCTCGCCACTACCTCGACAAGTACGACGCCCCGCGCGAATCGCTCGGGAAGGTCGCGGTCAAGAACCACAGAAACGGCGTCGACAACCCCCACGCGCAGTTCCGAAAGGAGGTCGACCTCGACACCGTCTTGGAGTCGCCGATCGTCGCCGACCCCCTCAGACTGTACGACTTCTGTCCGATCACCGACGGATCCGCGGCGCTTATGTTCTGTCCGGAGTCTGTCGCCCGTGAGTACACCGACGAGTACGCCGTCGTCTCCGGCATCGGCGGCGCGACCGATACCCACGTCGTCCACGAACGGGCGGACCCGACGACGATGGGCGGCGTCGTCAACTCCTCCGAACAGGCCTACGAGATGGCCGACGTCGGTCCCGAGGACGTCGACGTCGCGGAGCTCCACGATATGTTCACGATCCTGGAGTTCCTCCAGTCCGAAGACCTCGGCTTCTTCGAGAAGGGCGAGGGCTGGAAAGCGGTCGAGGAGGGCGTCACCGACCGCGACGGCGAACTGCCGATCAACACCTCCGGCGGCCTCAAATCGAAGGGCCACCCGCTCGGCGCCTCCGGCGTGGCGCAGGTCTATGAGATCTACGAGCAGGTCGTCGGCGACGCGGGCCCGCGACAGGTCGAGGCCGAGACGGCGCTCGCCTGCAACGTCGGCGGGTTCGGCAACTGCGTGACGACCACGATCCTGGAGGGTCGAAAATGA
- a CDS encoding OB-fold domain-containing protein, with protein MSDEHDTENETEDEHEMEASRYPDGSITYPGHPLGPGGQEPTGTVDLSEHVAEVVTWTTSTATPPGVRQPNTVAIVEFDVDGEPVRAIGQVTTDDVEIGDEVRPVYCEELRDPDAGIREAESQEWDGFRFEPVD; from the coding sequence ATGAGTGACGAACACGACACCGAGAACGAGACCGAAGACGAACACGAGATGGAGGCGTCCCGCTACCCCGACGGCAGCATCACCTATCCCGGCCACCCGCTCGGGCCCGGTGGTCAGGAACCGACCGGCACGGTCGACCTGAGCGAGCACGTCGCGGAGGTCGTCACTTGGACGACCTCGACCGCGACGCCGCCGGGCGTCCGCCAGCCGAACACCGTCGCCATCGTCGAGTTCGACGTCGACGGCGAGCCCGTACGCGCCATCGGCCAGGTGACGACCGACGACGTCGAGATCGGCGACGAGGTCCGACCCGTCTACTGCGAGGAACTCCGCGACCCCGACGCGGGCATCCGCGAAGCGGAGAGCCAGGAGTGGGACGGCTTCAGATTCGAGCCGGTCGACTAG
- a CDS encoding DHH family phosphoesterase, which yields MTADNAGDSGGGSAPDSEGDSRPIVYDLAPNCTSEDVEAGANYHAVVNGVVEYGIFVDVSDEVSGLVHESNLDRSYEVGDRLTVTLEEVKENGDIAFDVFRESTYQTVVVDHEPDLTPIAGLEAGDSVHVEGQVAQIKQTGGPTLFRIADETGIVSAAAFREAGVRAFPAVELDDVVRVGGDVESHDGSVQIEVDSLTRLDGDAAAETRERLDAAFEDRATPADADPLVEWPAFEKLRDDLRDVARLLRRTVLEGRPIRVRHHADGDGMCASVPVQLALENFIESVHDDADASRHLIKRLPSKAPFYEMEDVTRDLNFALEGRARHGQRLPLLLMLDNGSTEEDVPAYENLAHYDMPIAVVDHHHPDPEAVEDLLDAHVNPYLYDEDYRITTGMMCVELARMIDPDLTDELRHVPAVAGLADRSKADAMEEFISLAEAEGYDRERLLDVGEALDYAAHWLRYNDGQSLVNDVLNVGCDDEERHEELVEFLATRAERDVEQQMDAAASHLEHRRLESGAHLYTADLDEWAHRFTYPAPGKTTGKLHDRKVKEHGEPVITIGYGPDFAVLRSDGVRLDIPRMVEELNEEVGGGGVSGGGHLVVGSIKFVKGMREEVIDSLVEKMADAELDEDLSSQAVVDTEI from the coding sequence ATGACCGCCGACAACGCCGGGGATTCCGGCGGCGGGTCCGCTCCGGATTCGGAGGGCGACTCGCGACCGATCGTCTACGATCTCGCACCGAACTGCACGTCCGAGGACGTCGAAGCGGGCGCCAACTACCACGCCGTCGTCAACGGCGTCGTCGAGTACGGCATCTTCGTCGACGTCTCCGACGAGGTCTCGGGTCTCGTCCACGAGTCTAACCTCGATCGATCCTACGAGGTCGGCGACCGCCTGACGGTGACGCTCGAAGAGGTCAAGGAGAACGGCGACATCGCCTTCGACGTCTTCAGGGAGTCCACGTACCAGACGGTCGTCGTCGATCACGAACCGGATCTCACGCCCATCGCGGGGCTCGAGGCCGGCGACTCCGTCCACGTCGAGGGACAGGTCGCACAGATCAAACAGACCGGCGGGCCGACGCTGTTCCGGATCGCCGACGAGACGGGCATCGTCTCCGCGGCGGCGTTCCGCGAGGCGGGCGTCCGCGCGTTCCCCGCGGTCGAACTCGACGACGTCGTCCGCGTCGGCGGCGACGTCGAGTCTCACGACGGATCGGTGCAGATCGAAGTCGACTCGCTGACTCGACTCGACGGCGACGCGGCGGCGGAGACGCGCGAGCGTCTCGACGCCGCCTTCGAGGACCGCGCGACCCCGGCGGACGCCGACCCGCTCGTCGAGTGGCCGGCGTTCGAGAAGCTCCGCGACGACCTCCGCGACGTCGCCCGACTGCTGCGGCGGACGGTGCTCGAAGGCCGGCCGATCCGCGTCCGACACCACGCCGACGGCGACGGGATGTGCGCGTCGGTACCGGTTCAACTGGCGCTGGAGAACTTCATCGAGTCCGTCCACGACGACGCGGACGCCTCGCGACACCTCATCAAGCGGCTCCCCTCGAAGGCGCCGTTCTACGAGATGGAGGACGTCACGCGCGATCTCAACTTCGCCCTGGAGGGCCGCGCACGCCACGGACAGCGCCTCCCGCTGCTCCTGATGCTGGACAACGGCTCGACAGAGGAGGACGTCCCCGCCTACGAGAACCTCGCGCACTACGATATGCCGATCGCGGTCGTCGACCACCACCACCCCGATCCGGAGGCCGTCGAGGACCTGCTGGACGCCCACGTCAACCCGTACCTCTACGACGAGGACTACCGGATCACGACCGGGATGATGTGCGTCGAACTCGCGCGGATGATCGACCCCGACCTCACCGACGAACTGCGGCACGTCCCCGCGGTCGCCGGACTCGCCGACCGCTCGAAGGCCGACGCGATGGAGGAGTTCATCTCGCTGGCCGAGGCGGAGGGCTACGACCGCGAGCGCCTGCTCGACGTCGGCGAGGCGCTCGACTACGCGGCCCACTGGCTGCGCTACAACGACGGCCAGTCGCTCGTCAACGACGTCCTGAACGTCGGCTGCGACGACGAGGAGCGCCACGAGGAACTCGTCGAGTTCCTCGCGACCCGCGCCGAGCGCGACGTCGAACAGCAGATGGACGCCGCCGCGTCCCACCTCGAACACCGACGGCTGGAGTCGGGGGCGCACCTCTACACCGCCGACCTCGACGAGTGGGCCCACCGCTTCACCTACCCGGCGCCGGGGAAGACGACCGGCAAACTCCACGACCGGAAGGTGAAAGAACACGGCGAGCCGGTCATCACGATCGGATACGGCCCCGACTTCGCCGTGCTCCGCTCCGACGGCGTCCGACTCGACATCCCGCGGATGGTCGAGGAACTGAACGAGGAGGTCGGCGGCGGCGGCGTCTCCGGCGGCGGCCACCTCGTCGTCGGCTCGATCAAGTTCGTCAAGGGGATGCGCGAGGAGGTCATCGACAGCCTCGTCGAGAAGATGGCCGACGCCGAACTCGACGAGGACCTCTCCTCGCAGGCGGTCGTCGACACCGAGATCTGA
- the coxB gene encoding cytochrome c oxidase subunit II — protein MRKTRLALVSLLTVLVAGLFADPVAAQSSASAELINGLNGKLLYIAIPITLLVEGILIYTIVKFRNNDDPSPTKENRRLEITWTIATAIILLFVGVASYGVLADENVAGPPQVEDASGDPVVVHAEAYQWGWEMSYPEAGNFSTGTEIVVPKDRPVVIEVTSRDVIHGFHVPDLALKVDAMPGQVNTIRTVPYEEGTYQGYCTEYCGVAHSQMYFTVEVVSQEEYQDWLDEQQSSE, from the coding sequence ATGCGAAAGACGCGTTTGGCACTCGTTTCACTGCTCACGGTCCTGGTGGCGGGCCTCTTCGCGGACCCGGTCGCCGCACAGTCGTCCGCCAGCGCGGAGCTCATCAACGGGCTGAACGGGAAACTGCTGTACATCGCGATCCCGATCACGCTGCTCGTCGAGGGCATCCTCATTTACACGATCGTAAAGTTCCGAAACAACGACGATCCCTCGCCGACGAAGGAGAACCGTCGGCTGGAGATCACCTGGACGATCGCGACGGCGATCATCCTGCTCTTCGTCGGCGTCGCCTCCTACGGCGTCCTCGCCGACGAGAACGTCGCCGGCCCGCCGCAGGTCGAGGACGCCTCCGGCGACCCGGTCGTCGTCCACGCCGAGGCCTACCAGTGGGGCTGGGAGATGTCGTACCCCGAGGCCGGTAACTTCAGCACGGGGACCGAAATCGTCGTGCCGAAGGACCGCCCGGTCGTCATCGAGGTCACCTCGCGGGACGTGATACACGGGTTCCACGTCCCCGACCTGGCGCTCAAGGTCGACGCGATGCCCGGCCAGGTGAACACGATCAGGACCGTCCCGTACGAGGAGGGCACCTACCAGGGGTACTGCACCGAGTACTGCGGCGTCGCCCACTCGCAGATGTACTTCACCGTCGAGGTGGTCTCCCAGGAGGAGTACCAGGACTGGCTCGACGAGCAACAGAGCAGCGAATAG
- a CDS encoding adenylyltransferase/cytidyltransferase family protein codes for MTRRIVAQGTFDIIHPGHVHYLSEAASMGDELHVIVARRENVTHKEPPVLPDRQRRDVIDALEVVTEAHLGHSEDIFVPIERIDPDVIVLGHDQHHDADAIRDALAGRGIDCEVARASGREPRYEGELLSTGRIVDRIIESRASEADDVDAV; via the coding sequence GTGACCCGTCGGATCGTCGCGCAGGGGACCTTCGACATCATCCATCCGGGTCACGTCCACTACCTCTCGGAGGCGGCATCGATGGGCGACGAGCTGCACGTCATCGTCGCCAGACGGGAGAACGTCACGCACAAGGAACCGCCGGTCCTCCCGGACCGGCAGCGCCGGGACGTCATCGACGCGCTCGAAGTCGTGACCGAGGCGCATCTGGGCCATTCGGAGGACATCTTCGTTCCGATCGAACGCATCGACCCGGACGTGATCGTCCTGGGTCACGACCAGCACCACGACGCCGACGCCATCCGCGACGCGCTCGCGGGGCGCGGCATCGACTGCGAGGTGGCTCGGGCGTCGGGGCGGGAGCCGCGCTACGAGGGCGAACTGCTCTCGACCGGACGGATCGTCGACCGGATCATCGAATCGCGAGCGTCCGAGGCCGACGACGTCGACGCCGTGTGA
- a CDS encoding Mov34/MPN/PAD-1 family protein — MRLFRSSEVLGIAADALDFAREASQETHPDEYMGFLRGEDARNFDLDRSGTVITEVMIIPGTRSNPVSATVDNNMIPNDRRAVGSIHSHPNGVLRPSDADLDTFGQGEVHIILGHPYGPTDWKAFDQNGDVRDLDVLDVDLPDPEEFFDFTEADLDVDFSEEYRDPGGRRR; from the coding sequence ATGCGACTCTTCCGGTCGAGTGAGGTGCTCGGCATCGCCGCCGACGCGCTCGACTTCGCACGGGAGGCCTCCCAGGAGACGCACCCCGACGAGTACATGGGGTTCCTCCGCGGGGAGGACGCCCGCAACTTCGATCTGGACCGGTCCGGAACCGTGATAACGGAAGTGATGATCATCCCCGGCACGCGCTCGAACCCGGTGAGCGCCACCGTCGACAACAACATGATCCCGAACGACCGCCGGGCGGTCGGTTCGATCCACTCGCACCCGAACGGCGTCCTCCGTCCCAGCGACGCCGACCTCGACACGTTCGGACAGGGCGAGGTCCACATCATCCTCGGGCACCCCTACGGACCGACCGACTGGAAGGCGTTCGACCAGAACGGCGACGTCCGCGACCTGGACGTGCTGGACGTCGACCTGCCCGACCCCGAGGAGTTCTTCGACTTCACCGAGGCGGACCTCGACGTCGACTTTTCGGAGGAGTACCGCGACCCCGGAGGGCGGCGACGGTGA
- a CDS encoding DUF7546 family protein, which produces MGVANAASRVEVRDLLYGALVGNTLAALAVAYALLAGISITQPRYALYGLLWIFVGVLVLWKTEPAPADASTRRRAAAVALLYFVALAVAGGVVVTAMRPGAGEFGVRLATLAPGWGPAPVFSSPWAALVLMPARVVGYAALAYLVYATVIDASGAAVSGLVGLFSCVSCSWPILASLLSGVLGGGSAVVAATFDFSYDISTVVFLLTVALLYWRPFVGGHFGQKE; this is translated from the coding sequence ATGGGCGTCGCGAACGCCGCGTCCCGAGTCGAGGTCCGGGACCTCCTCTACGGCGCGCTCGTCGGCAACACCCTCGCCGCGCTCGCCGTGGCGTACGCCCTGCTCGCGGGCATCTCGATCACGCAGCCGCGGTACGCGCTCTACGGCCTCCTCTGGATCTTCGTCGGCGTGCTCGTCCTGTGGAAGACCGAACCGGCCCCCGCGGACGCGTCGACGCGCCGCCGGGCGGCCGCCGTCGCCCTCCTCTACTTCGTCGCGCTCGCCGTCGCGGGCGGCGTCGTCGTCACCGCGATGCGCCCCGGCGCGGGCGAGTTCGGCGTCCGGCTGGCGACGCTCGCGCCGGGGTGGGGACCGGCGCCCGTCTTCTCGTCGCCGTGGGCCGCCCTGGTGCTGATGCCCGCCCGCGTCGTCGGCTACGCCGCGCTGGCGTACCTCGTGTACGCGACCGTGATCGACGCCTCGGGCGCGGCCGTCTCGGGCCTCGTCGGCCTGTTCTCCTGTGTCTCCTGCTCGTGGCCGATCCTCGCGTCGTTGCTGTCGGGCGTCCTCGGCGGCGGCTCGGCGGTCGTCGCCGCCACGTTCGACTTCTCTTATGACATCTCGACGGTCGTCTTTCTCCTCACCGTGGCGCTGCTGTACTGGCGGCCGTTCGTCGGCGGTCACTTCGGTCAAAAGGAGTGA
- a CDS encoding aldo/keto reductase, with translation MSLDYRRLGSTGTKVSELCFGTWRFGRETDGVVETTKGEAHELLDAFVDRGGNFIDTANVYGDPNGRSESWIGDWLADRDRSDYVLASKVYFGFDPDNPNGSGLSRTHVRNQIEGTLDRLGTDYLDLYYIHRWDEETPIEETLATLDRLVEEGKVNYLGASTMAAWQLTKALWKSDVHDWERFEVTQPLFHAGYYEDIKEYLDVCGDQELAVCPYSPLAGGFLTGKYERADPDDPTQVIAPDGSRASIDERFDEFYLSERGWHVLDAVREVAEEVDASPAQVALRWLMDYPDATVVPIVGARTVDQLDENLGAADVDLSTAQWDRIFEARYDEEGRRWGHRD, from the coding sequence ATGAGCCTCGACTACCGACGACTCGGATCGACCGGCACGAAGGTCTCGGAACTCTGCTTCGGCACGTGGCGCTTCGGCCGCGAGACCGACGGCGTCGTCGAGACGACGAAGGGCGAAGCCCACGAGTTGCTCGACGCGTTCGTCGACCGTGGCGGGAACTTCATCGACACCGCGAACGTCTACGGCGACCCGAACGGGCGCAGCGAGTCGTGGATCGGCGACTGGCTCGCCGATCGGGACCGCTCGGACTACGTTCTCGCCTCGAAGGTGTACTTCGGCTTCGACCCCGACAACCCGAACGGGTCGGGCCTCTCTCGCACGCACGTTAGGAACCAGATCGAAGGCACGCTCGACCGCCTCGGCACCGACTATCTCGACCTCTACTACATCCACCGCTGGGACGAGGAGACGCCCATCGAGGAGACGCTCGCGACGCTCGACCGCCTCGTCGAGGAGGGGAAGGTGAACTACCTCGGCGCGTCGACGATGGCGGCCTGGCAGCTCACGAAGGCGCTGTGGAAATCCGACGTCCACGACTGGGAGCGCTTCGAGGTCACCCAGCCGCTGTTCCACGCCGGCTACTACGAGGACATCAAGGAGTACCTGGACGTCTGCGGCGACCAGGAGCTGGCGGTCTGCCCGTACTCGCCGCTCGCAGGCGGATTCCTCACGGGCAAGTACGAGCGCGCCGACCCCGACGACCCGACGCAGGTGATCGCGCCCGACGGCTCCCGAGCGTCGATCGACGAGCGCTTCGACGAGTTCTACCTCTCCGAGCGCGGCTGGCACGTCCTCGACGCGGTCAGGGAGGTCGCCGAGGAGGTCGACGCCTCGCCCGCGCAGGTCGCGCTCCGCTGGCTGATGGACTACCCCGACGCGACGGTCGTTCCGATCGTCGGCGCGCGGACGGTCGACCAGCTCGACGAGAACCTCGGCGCGGCCGACGTGGACCTTTCTACCGCCCAGTGGGACCGCATCTTCGAGGCCCGCTACGACGAGGAGGGGCGTCGCTGGGGCCACCGCGACTGA
- a CDS encoding SelT/SelW/SelH family protein, whose amino-acid sequence MSTIEIEYCVPCGFLDRAEEIQHALLEQFGDRLDRVALVTGDHGVLTVAVDGDVVWDKAEDDYDVDAITRRVREEV is encoded by the coding sequence ATGTCCACCATCGAAATCGAGTACTGCGTCCCCTGCGGCTTTCTGGACCGTGCCGAGGAGATCCAGCACGCGCTCCTCGAACAGTTTGGCGACCGGCTGGACCGCGTCGCGCTGGTTACCGGCGACCACGGCGTCCTGACGGTCGCCGTCGACGGCGACGTCGTCTGGGACAAAGCCGAGGACGACTACGACGTCGACGCGATCACGCGGCGCGTTCGCGAGGAGGTCTGA